The Agromyces sp. 3263 DNA segment CGGACACATTCCGAACCCGGAAGCTAAGACTCGCAGCGCCGATGGTACTGCAGGGGCGACCCTGTGGGAGAGTAGGACACCGCCGGACATTCATTGAGGAGTGGCCACCCGAAGACGGGTGGCCATTTCTCGTTAACGGGCCGATGCGACGTCGGTCGCAGTACGGTTGAGTCCGATGAGGACTCCACACACGACGGGACAATCGTGAGCGATTCGACGCACGACTCGGGTGAGCACGACCGCCCCAAACGCAACGATCGGGGTGGCGACCGGGCGCAAGGAAGCGCCAGAGGCTCCTCATCGAGCAGGAGCGGCCAGGGCGCCGGGCGCGACGCATCACGGGGTGGTGGCGAGAAGCGTCCCTATTCGGGTGGCGGGGAGAAGCGTCCGTATTCGGGCGGGGAGAAGCGTCCGTATTCGGGTGGGGAGAAGCGTCCGTACTCGGGTGGTGGGGAGAAGCGTCCGTATTCGGGTGGTGGGGAGAAGCGTCCGTATTCGGGTGGCGGGGAGAAGCGTCCGTATTCGGGTGGCGGGGAGAAGCGTCCGTACTCGGGTGGCGGGGAGAAGCGTCCGTACTCGGGTGGCGGGGAGAAGCGTCCGTACTCGGGTGGTGGGGAGAAGCGTCCGTACTCGGGTGGTGGGGAGAAGCGTCCGTACTCGGGTGGTGGGGAGAAGCGTCCCTATTCGGGTGGGGAGAAGCGTCCGTACTCGGGTGGCGGGGAGAAGCGTCCGTACTCGGGTGGCGAGAAGCGTCCCTATTCGGGTGGGGAGAAGCGTCCGTACTCGGGTGGTGGCGAGAAGCGTCCGTACTCGGGTGCCGGCAATCGCTCCGACGATCGACGCGGACCTCGGTCGGATGCCCGCGGACCGAAGTACGAGGAGCCGCGCGAGAACTTCGGCGCCGCGAACCTCGCGGTGCGTCCGCGTCATGACGACCCAGAGATCCCCGACCGCATCGAGGCGCGCGACCTCGATCGTGGCGCCCGCGCCGAACTGAAGACGCTCAGCAAGGAGAACGCCGACTGGGTGGCGCGGCACCTCGTCGCGGCATCCGAGTACCTCGACGAGGACCCCGAGCTCGCGCACCAGCACGCGATGTCCGCCGCTCGCCGCGCCGGGCGCATCGCCGTCGTCCGTGAGACCCTGGCGATCACGGCGTACGCGACCGGCGACTTCCAGCTCGCGCTCCGCGAACTGCGCACGTTCCGCCGGATCTCGGGCAGCAACGACCAGCTGCCCCTGATGGTCGACAGTGAACGCGGTGTCGGACGACCCGACCGCGCGCTCGAGGTCGGTCGCGCCGTCGACCGGAATGAACTGCCGGCGGCGGTGCAGGTCGGGCTCGCGATCGCGATGTCGGGTGCCCGCCTGGACCTGGAACAGCCCGAGCTCGCGCTTGCGGAGCTCGAGATCCCCCAGCTCGATCCCGACCGCGCCTTCTCGTACAGCCCAGCGCTGTTCGCGGCCTATGCCGAGGTGCTCGAGGAGCTCGGGCGTGACTCGGAAGCTGCGGACTGGCGTTCCCGTGCGAACCGGGCGGAGGAAGCGCTCAACGGCCCCGCGGCGGAATCCGAGCTCGTCGAGATCTTCGAGGTCGAACTCGAGGACGGTGTGGAGCACGACGAGGCGGCGGCACCCAGCACATCGGTGATGGCCGACGTCGTGTCGACTGGTCCGGTCGCCACCGAGTCGGCGAACCCGGCGCCTGTCGTGCACGACGGGCTTGCCGGCGACCCCGGTGACGTGCTCGAGGACGAGGTCGCCGCCGTGCTCGCAGAGGGCGAGGCGCTCGAGCGGGATGACCCCACCGATGCGAACGAGGACGCGCCCGATGGGCCTGTTCCGCACGAGGACTGAGCCGACGACCCCGCTCGAGGGGATCGACGCGGTGTTCGCCGACCTGGACGGCGTGGTCTATGCGGGCTCCGGTGCGATCCCGCACGCGGTGGAGAGCCTCAATCGCGCCAAGGCGCAGCGTTCGGTGGGCTACATCACGAACAACGCGTCGCGCAGCGATGCATCCGTCGCCGGCCACTTGGCCGAGCTCGGCCTCGCGGTCGTGCCCCACGATGTCGTCACGTCGCCGCAGGCCGCCATGCGGCTGCTCGAGGAGCGTGTCGACCCCGGCGCGCTGGTCTTCGTGGTCGGCGGTGAGGGCATCGTGGTCGAGCTCGAGAAGCGCGGCTTCCGCGTGACGCGCTCCGCCGATGACGCGCCCGACGCGGTCGTGCAGGGTTTCGCTCCCGAGGTGGGATGGCGCGAATTGGCCGAGGCATCGTTCGCACTCAACGCCCACGGCGGTCCGGATGCCGCGACCCCGGGCATCCCATGGATCGCGACGAACATGGACTGGACGATCCCCGTCGCTCGCGGCATCGCACCCGGGAACGGGACCCTCGTCTCCGCGGTGCACACCGCGGTCGGCCGGTTCCCGGTCGTCGCCGGCAAGCCGGAGACGCCGATCTTCGATGAGGCGAAGCGTCGATTCGGCGCCGACCGCCCGCTCGTCGTGGGCGACCGCCTCGACACCGACATCCTCGGTGCGAACCGGGCCGGAATGGCGAGCGCCGTGGTGCTGACGGGCATCGACCGCGCGAAGCAGGTGCTGGCCGCGGATGCCGCGAGCCGGCCGGACTTCATCCTGCGCGACCTGCGCGGGCTGCACGAGCCGTACCCGGTCGTCGAGCCGGTACGTGGTGGTGGGGTGCGCGTGAACGAGGCGCGCGTGCGCATCGACGGCCGCAAGGTCGTCATCGTCTCGCCCGGCGACGGCGGGCTCGACCTGCTCCGCGCCGCCTGCGCGGCGATCTGGCAGTCGGGTACCGCGATCCACGCCCTGGATGTGCCTCCGAGCCTCTACGCGTGATTCGTGCCACCGCGGCGTCGGCCGGTCGGGGTAGCGTTGGTGCGATGAGCACCGACGACCTCCGAGAGCCAGACGACGTCGATGGCGTCGAAGCGGCGGCTGCCGCATCCGCAGACGCGTCGGGTGCCGTGTCGGGCTCGGGTGAGGCGTCGGACGACGCGGCGGCGGACATCCACGACATCGAGTCGGTTCCGCTGGCCGAGCGGGCGCCCCGCTACCAGGAGCTCGCAGATCGC contains these protein-coding regions:
- a CDS encoding HAD-IIA family hydrolase; the protein is MGLFRTRTEPTTPLEGIDAVFADLDGVVYAGSGAIPHAVESLNRAKAQRSVGYITNNASRSDASVAGHLAELGLAVVPHDVVTSPQAAMRLLEERVDPGALVFVVGGEGIVVELEKRGFRVTRSADDAPDAVVQGFAPEVGWRELAEASFALNAHGGPDAATPGIPWIATNMDWTIPVARGIAPGNGTLVSAVHTAVGRFPVVAGKPETPIFDEAKRRFGADRPLVVGDRLDTDILGANRAGMASAVVLTGIDRAKQVLAADAASRPDFILRDLRGLHEPYPVVEPVRGGGVRVNEARVRIDGRKVVIVSPGDGGLDLLRAACAAIWQSGTAIHALDVPPSLYA